Proteins co-encoded in one Burkholderia ambifaria AMMD genomic window:
- a CDS encoding phosphoadenylyl-sulfate reductase — MSTATAAALTPELAAKVERLDALLAQIGARHEKVKFASSLAAEDMLLTHAILSKGASIGIFSLNTGRLHAETLGMIDRVRERYGYEIEQFHPQQDAVDQYVAEHGLNAFYESVELRKSCCHIRKVEPLNRALADVGAWVTGQRREQSVTRAELHEEEQDEGRGIAKYNPLADWTEADVWAYLKAFDVPVNPLHARGYPSIGCEPCTRAIRPGEDSRAGRWWWESRDTKECGLHITITPIPANAEAGAAH, encoded by the coding sequence ATGAGCACCGCGACCGCCGCCGCACTGACGCCGGAACTCGCCGCGAAGGTCGAGCGCCTCGATGCGCTGCTCGCGCAGATCGGCGCCCGGCACGAGAAGGTGAAGTTCGCGAGCAGCCTTGCCGCGGAAGACATGCTGCTCACGCACGCGATCCTGTCGAAGGGCGCGTCGATCGGCATTTTCTCGCTGAACACCGGCCGGCTGCACGCGGAAACGCTGGGCATGATCGACCGCGTGCGCGAGCGCTACGGCTACGAGATCGAGCAGTTTCACCCGCAGCAGGACGCGGTCGACCAGTACGTCGCCGAGCACGGCCTGAACGCGTTCTACGAAAGCGTCGAGCTGCGCAAGTCGTGCTGCCACATCCGCAAGGTCGAGCCGCTGAACCGTGCGCTGGCCGACGTCGGCGCGTGGGTCACGGGCCAGCGTCGCGAGCAGTCGGTCACGCGTGCGGAGCTGCACGAGGAAGAACAGGACGAAGGGCGCGGGATCGCGAAGTACAACCCGCTCGCCGACTGGACGGAAGCCGACGTGTGGGCGTACCTGAAGGCGTTCGACGTGCCGGTCAACCCGCTGCATGCGCGCGGCTACCCGAGCATCGGCTGCGAGCCGTGTACCCGCGCGATCCGTCCCGGCGAGGACAGCCGGGCGGGCCGCTGGTGGTGGGAGTCGCGCGACACGAAGGAATGCGGGCTGCACATCACGATCACGCCGATTCCCGCGAACGCCGAAGCCGGCGCCGCGCACTGA
- a CDS encoding nitrite/sulfite reductase: protein MYQYDQYDQTIVDERVAQYRDQVRRRLSGELSEDEFRPLRLQNGLYMQRHAYMHRIAIPYGNLRSDQLRMLARIAREHDRGYGHFSTRSNIQFNWVELEQTPEILAKLASVQMHAIQTSGNCIRNITADQFAGVAQDEEIDPRPWAEILRQWSTFHPEFAWLPRKFKIAVSGSKDDRAAVQIHDLGVYLKKNAQGEVVASILAGGGLGRTPIVGAVIKEDLPWQHLLTYCEAVLRVYNRYGRRDNLYKARIKILVKALSPAKFAQQVEEEWQHLKDGPSTLTQAELDRVSQSFLPPVYEKLADTDASFEQHLLENKAFARWVERNVAPHKVPGYAAVTLSLKDHRVAPGDATDAQMDLVADWADAYSFGELRVSHEQNLILANVKKRDLFALWEKAKAAGFATPNVGLLTDIIACPGGDFCSLANAKSIPIALAIQQRFDDLDYVYDLGDLSLNISGCMNSCGHHHVGNIGILGVDKDGAEWYQVSLGGEQGTGRNGARLGRVIGPSFSAEEVPGVIAKLIDTFVEARIDGERFIDTYDRIGIAPFKERVYAARQAVNA from the coding sequence ATGTATCAGTACGACCAGTACGACCAGACGATCGTCGACGAACGCGTCGCACAGTACCGCGATCAGGTGCGCCGCCGCCTGTCGGGCGAGCTGAGCGAAGACGAGTTCCGTCCGCTGCGCCTGCAGAACGGCCTGTACATGCAGCGCCACGCGTACATGCACCGCATCGCGATTCCGTACGGCAACCTGCGCAGCGACCAGCTCCGCATGCTGGCGCGCATCGCCCGCGAACACGACCGCGGCTACGGCCACTTCTCGACCCGCTCGAACATCCAGTTCAACTGGGTCGAGCTGGAACAAACGCCGGAGATTCTCGCGAAGCTCGCATCGGTGCAGATGCACGCGATCCAGACGTCGGGCAACTGCATCCGCAACATCACGGCCGACCAGTTCGCCGGCGTCGCGCAGGACGAGGAGATCGATCCGCGTCCGTGGGCCGAGATCCTGCGCCAGTGGTCGACGTTCCATCCCGAATTCGCATGGCTGCCGCGCAAGTTCAAGATCGCGGTGTCCGGCTCGAAGGACGACCGCGCGGCCGTGCAGATCCACGACCTCGGCGTGTACCTGAAGAAGAACGCGCAGGGCGAAGTGGTCGCGAGCATCCTCGCGGGCGGCGGCCTCGGCCGCACGCCGATCGTTGGTGCGGTGATCAAGGAAGACCTGCCGTGGCAGCACCTGCTCACCTACTGCGAAGCCGTGCTGCGCGTATACAACCGCTACGGCCGCCGCGACAACCTGTACAAGGCGCGGATCAAGATCCTCGTGAAGGCGCTGTCGCCCGCGAAGTTCGCGCAGCAGGTCGAGGAAGAGTGGCAGCACCTGAAGGACGGCCCGTCGACGCTCACGCAGGCCGAGCTCGACCGCGTGTCGCAGTCCTTCTTGCCGCCCGTCTACGAGAAGCTCGCCGACACCGACGCATCGTTCGAACAGCACCTGCTCGAGAACAAGGCGTTCGCACGCTGGGTCGAGCGTAACGTCGCGCCGCACAAGGTGCCGGGCTATGCCGCCGTCACGCTGTCGCTGAAGGACCACCGCGTGGCCCCGGGCGACGCGACCGATGCGCAGATGGACCTGGTGGCCGACTGGGCCGACGCGTACTCGTTCGGCGAACTGCGCGTGTCGCACGAGCAGAACCTGATTCTCGCGAACGTGAAGAAGCGCGACCTGTTCGCGCTGTGGGAAAAGGCGAAGGCGGCCGGTTTCGCGACGCCGAACGTCGGCCTGCTGACCGACATCATCGCGTGCCCGGGCGGCGACTTCTGCTCGCTCGCGAACGCGAAGTCGATCCCGATCGCGCTGGCGATCCAGCAGCGTTTCGACGATCTGGACTACGTGTACGACCTCGGCGACCTGTCGCTGAATATTTCCGGTTGCATGAACTCGTGCGGTCATCATCACGTGGGCAACATCGGCATCCTCGGCGTCGACAAGGACGGTGCCGAGTGGTACCAGGTGTCGCTCGGCGGCGAGCAGGGTACGGGCCGCAACGGCGCGCGCCTCGGCCGCGTGATCGGGCCGTCGTTCTCGGCGGAAGAAGTGCCGGGCGTGATCGCGAAGCTGATCGACACGTTCGTCGAGGCGCGCATCGACGGCGAGCGCTTCATCGACACGTACGACCGCATCGGCATCGCGCCGTTCAAGGAGCGCGTGTATGCGGCGCGCCAGGCAGTGAACGCGTAA
- a CDS encoding sulfate adenylyltransferase subunit 1, whose translation MSIIENTEDLGVLRFITAGSVDDGKSTLIGRLLYDSKAVLSDQLSALSRAKNKRTVGDELDLALLTDGLEAEREQGITIDVAYRYFATAKRKFIIADTPGHEQYTRNMVTGASTAHAAIILVDATRVTLENGVAQLLPQTKRHSAIVKLLALQHVIVAINKMDLVDYSEARFNEIRDAYITLAKQLGLTDVRFVPVSALKGDNIVGASERMPWYAGEPLLDVLESLPVETQAHDALRFPVQWVARQDGSSADDFRGYMGRIESGEVKVGDEIVVLPSNRTATVAEIVAPVPGGTASVAHAFAGQTVTIRLEQDVDVSRGDMFVTTAEPVEPAKKLEADLCWFDETPLSPQRKYLLKQTTSTVFAKIGAVKEVLDVHTLSQATDRQELKMNDIGRVALTLQKPIVCDTYDAHPGTGAFVLIDEATHHTVAAGMIRAFSA comes from the coding sequence ATGAGCATCATCGAGAACACCGAAGACCTCGGCGTGCTGCGCTTCATCACCGCAGGCAGCGTCGACGACGGCAAGAGCACGCTGATCGGCCGCCTGCTGTACGACAGCAAGGCCGTGCTGTCCGACCAGCTGTCCGCGCTGTCGCGCGCGAAGAACAAGCGCACCGTCGGCGACGAGCTCGACCTCGCGCTGCTGACGGACGGGCTCGAGGCCGAGCGCGAGCAGGGCATCACGATCGACGTCGCGTACCGCTATTTCGCGACTGCGAAGCGCAAGTTCATCATCGCCGACACGCCGGGCCACGAGCAGTACACGCGCAACATGGTGACGGGCGCATCGACCGCGCATGCGGCGATCATCCTGGTCGACGCGACGCGCGTGACGCTCGAGAACGGCGTCGCGCAACTGCTGCCGCAAACGAAGCGCCACAGCGCGATCGTGAAGCTGCTCGCGCTGCAGCACGTGATCGTCGCGATCAACAAGATGGACCTCGTCGACTACAGCGAAGCGCGCTTCAACGAGATCCGCGACGCGTACATCACGCTCGCGAAGCAGCTCGGCCTGACCGACGTGCGCTTCGTGCCGGTGTCGGCGCTGAAGGGCGACAACATCGTCGGTGCGAGCGAACGCATGCCGTGGTACGCGGGCGAGCCGCTGCTCGACGTGCTCGAGTCGCTGCCGGTCGAGACGCAGGCGCATGACGCGCTGCGCTTCCCGGTGCAGTGGGTCGCACGCCAGGACGGCAGCTCGGCCGACGATTTCCGCGGCTACATGGGCCGGATCGAATCGGGTGAGGTGAAGGTCGGCGACGAAATCGTCGTGCTGCCGTCGAACCGCACCGCGACGGTCGCCGAGATTGTCGCGCCGGTGCCGGGCGGCACCGCGTCCGTCGCGCACGCATTCGCGGGCCAGACGGTGACGATTCGCCTCGAGCAGGATGTCGACGTATCGCGCGGCGACATGTTCGTCACGACCGCCGAGCCGGTCGAGCCGGCGAAGAAGCTCGAGGCCGACCTGTGCTGGTTCGACGAGACGCCGCTGTCGCCGCAGCGCAAGTATCTGCTGAAGCAGACCACGAGCACGGTGTTCGCGAAGATCGGCGCGGTCAAGGAAGTGCTCGACGTGCATACGCTGTCGCAAGCGACCGACCGCCAGGAACTGAAGATGAACGACATCGGCCGCGTTGCGCTGACGCTGCAGAAGCCGATCGTCTGCGACACGTACGATGCACATCCGGGCACGGGCGCATTCGTGCTGATCGACGAGGCGACGCACCACACGGTGGCCGCCGGCATGATCCGGGCGTTCTCGGCGTAA
- the cobA gene encoding uroporphyrinogen-III C-methyltransferase yields the protein MGKVYLIGAGPGAADLITVRGARLLEQADVVLHDALVEQAMLDYAPNARKIAVGKRCGQRSTAQHFINKQIVDAAREHACVVRLKGGDPMLFGRAEEEMRALEAAGIDFEVVPGITAALAGAATLKRSLTLRGVSRSVAFATHSRAPGSDEIREAARADSIVYYMGRDSAPGIAQELIDAGRAPATPVAIVEACSTARERTLTLTLAQMAAGDAQAWLDPAEPSLLMIGDAFAERVRPAKAGDALRNAA from the coding sequence ATGGGCAAGGTGTATCTGATCGGAGCAGGGCCGGGCGCGGCGGACCTCATCACGGTGCGCGGCGCGCGGCTGCTCGAGCAAGCCGACGTCGTGCTGCACGACGCGCTCGTCGAGCAGGCGATGCTCGACTACGCGCCGAACGCGCGCAAGATCGCGGTCGGCAAGCGCTGCGGGCAGCGTTCGACCGCGCAGCACTTCATCAACAAGCAGATCGTCGACGCGGCGCGCGAGCATGCATGCGTCGTGCGGCTGAAGGGCGGCGACCCGATGCTGTTCGGTCGCGCCGAAGAGGAAATGCGTGCGCTCGAGGCGGCCGGCATCGACTTCGAGGTCGTGCCGGGCATCACCGCGGCGCTGGCCGGCGCGGCGACGCTTAAGCGCTCGCTGACGTTGCGCGGCGTGTCGCGCAGCGTCGCGTTCGCGACGCACAGCCGCGCACCCGGCAGCGACGAGATTCGCGAGGCGGCGCGCGCCGATTCGATCGTCTACTACATGGGCCGCGACAGCGCGCCGGGAATCGCGCAGGAGCTGATCGACGCGGGCCGTGCGCCCGCGACGCCGGTGGCGATCGTCGAGGCGTGCAGCACCGCGCGCGAACGCACGCTGACGCTGACGCTCGCGCAGATGGCGGCGGGCGACGCGCAGGCGTGGCTCGATCCGGCGGAGCCGAGCCTCTTGATGATCGGCGATGCATTCGCCGAACGCGTGCGACCCGCGAAAGCGGGCGATGCGTTGCGCAATGCGGCTTGA
- a CDS encoding DUF934 domain-containing protein — protein sequence MASIIKNRAVIDDAWQVVRAAEDGALPAVDALPAGKVLVPFTLWQAERAALLAAKTKDELGVWLAPDSEPAELVADFGAISLIAVEFPRFADGRGYSIGRLLRERHGWTGELRAIGDVLRDQLLYMSRCGFDAFAVRADKDIHDALNAFGEFTQRYQGAFDEPAPLFRRRAAADVATPDAKVSA from the coding sequence ATGGCTTCGATTATCAAGAACCGCGCAGTGATCGACGACGCATGGCAGGTCGTGCGCGCGGCGGAAGACGGTGCGCTGCCCGCGGTCGACGCGTTGCCGGCCGGCAAGGTGCTGGTGCCGTTCACCCTGTGGCAGGCCGAGCGCGCGGCGCTCCTCGCCGCGAAGACGAAGGACGAACTCGGCGTGTGGCTCGCGCCCGACAGCGAGCCGGCCGAGCTCGTGGCCGACTTCGGCGCGATCTCGCTGATCGCCGTCGAATTCCCGCGCTTCGCGGACGGCCGCGGCTACAGCATCGGCCGCCTGCTGCGCGAGCGCCACGGCTGGACCGGCGAGCTGCGCGCGATCGGTGACGTGCTGCGCGATCAGCTGCTGTACATGTCGCGTTGCGGCTTCGACGCGTTCGCGGTGCGTGCCGACAAGGACATCCACGACGCGCTGAACGCGTTCGGCGAATTCACGCAGCGTTACCAGGGCGCGTTCGACGAGCCGGCGCCGCTGTTCCGCCGCCGCGCCGCCGCCGACGTAGCGACGCCCGACGCGAAGGTGAGCGCATGA
- a CDS encoding sirohydrochlorin chelatase produces the protein MSSHGIVLFGHGARDPRWAEPFERLAARLRGSGAPAPHVSLAFLELMTPSLDTAVAAQVAAGCTRITVVPVFFGQGGHVRRDLPQLVDACRAAHPNVEIRCATAVGEDDGVLDAIARYCIDQLGRNA, from the coding sequence ATGAGTTCGCACGGCATCGTCCTGTTCGGCCACGGCGCACGCGATCCGCGCTGGGCCGAGCCGTTCGAGCGGCTGGCCGCGCGGCTGCGCGGCAGCGGCGCACCCGCGCCGCACGTGTCGCTCGCGTTCCTCGAACTGATGACGCCTTCGCTCGACACGGCCGTCGCCGCGCAGGTCGCGGCCGGCTGCACGCGCATCACCGTGGTGCCCGTGTTCTTCGGCCAAGGGGGCCATGTCCGTCGCGACCTGCCGCAGCTCGTCGACGCCTGCCGGGCCGCCCATCCGAATGTCGAGATCCGTTGCGCGACGGCGGTCGGCGAAGACGACGGCGTGCTCGATGCCATCGCACGCTACTGCATCGACCAGCTCGGCCGCAACGCGTAG
- the lptG gene encoding LPS export ABC transporter permease LptG has protein sequence MRLYEKYFARQIYVTFIFILFAFSGLFFFFDLISELNSVGHGNYKFGYAVLRVALQTPSRFYEIIPVAALISAIYVFAQMAANSEFTIFRVSGLATNQALRSLLKIGIPLVIITYLIGEFVGPYADQLSERVRLQALGASVSSNFQSGVWVKDTLAARENGEQVTRFVNVGNLSPDSTISNVRIYEFDSKFQLQNVRIAQTGRYEPPGHWLLTGVTETELTPIKPISGAPADALNPVYRSQQVTLPEYRLRSDLTPQILSVLLVSPERMSLINLFRYIQHLRENQQDTQRYDIALWRKLLYPFAVFVMLVLSLPFAYLHTRAGVVGVKVFGGIMLGMSFQLLNTLFSHIGTLNTWPAPLTAATPGLIYLALGLFALKWVDRH, from the coding sequence ATGCGGCTCTATGAAAAATACTTCGCGCGGCAGATCTACGTCACGTTCATCTTCATCCTGTTCGCGTTCTCGGGCCTGTTCTTCTTCTTCGACCTGATCAGCGAACTGAACTCGGTCGGGCACGGCAACTACAAGTTCGGCTACGCGGTGCTGCGCGTCGCGCTGCAAACGCCGTCGCGCTTCTACGAGATCATCCCGGTCGCCGCGTTGATCAGCGCGATCTACGTGTTCGCGCAAATGGCAGCGAACTCGGAATTCACGATCTTCCGCGTGTCGGGCCTTGCGACCAACCAGGCGCTGCGCTCGCTGCTGAAGATCGGCATTCCGCTCGTGATCATCACCTACCTGATCGGCGAATTCGTCGGCCCGTACGCCGACCAGCTGTCCGAACGCGTGCGGCTGCAGGCGCTCGGCGCGTCGGTGTCGTCGAACTTCCAGTCGGGCGTGTGGGTGAAGGACACGCTCGCGGCCCGCGAGAACGGCGAGCAGGTCACGCGCTTCGTCAACGTCGGCAACCTGTCGCCCGATTCGACGATCAGCAACGTGCGCATCTACGAGTTCGACTCGAAATTCCAGCTGCAGAACGTGCGGATCGCGCAGACGGGCCGCTACGAGCCGCCCGGCCACTGGCTGCTCACCGGCGTGACGGAAACCGAACTGACGCCGATCAAGCCGATCAGCGGCGCACCGGCCGACGCGCTGAACCCCGTGTACCGGTCGCAGCAGGTCACGCTGCCGGAATACCGGCTGCGCTCGGACCTGACCCCGCAGATCCTGTCGGTGTTGCTCGTGTCGCCGGAGCGGATGTCGCTCATCAACCTGTTCCGCTACATCCAGCACTTGCGCGAGAATCAGCAGGACACGCAGCGCTACGACATCGCGCTGTGGCGCAAGCTGCTCTACCCGTTCGCGGTGTTCGTGATGCTCGTGCTGTCGCTGCCGTTCGCGTACCTGCATACGCGCGCCGGCGTGGTCGGCGTGAAGGTGTTCGGCGGCATCATGCTCGGCATGAGCTTCCAGCTGCTCAACACGCTGTTCTCGCACATCGGCACGCTGAACACGTGGCCCGCGCCGCTCACCGCGGCGACGCCGGGCCTCATCTATCTCGCGCTCGGCCTGTTCGCGCTCAAGTGGGTCGACCGGCACTGA
- a CDS encoding CysB family HTH-type transcriptional regulator, whose translation MNLHQFRFVREAVRQNFNLTEAAKALYTSQPGVSKAIIELEDELGVEIFTRHGKRVRSLTEPGRIILASVERILQEVESLKRVGKDYAAQDQGNLTIAATHTQARYSLPAAIAEFKKRFPKVHLSILQGSPTQVAEMVIHDQADLAIATEAIADYKELVSLPCFQWHHAAVVPADHPLLERKPVTLDDLAQYPLITYDDAFAGRKKINHAFALRGLSPDIVLEAIDADVIKTYVELGLGVGIMADIAFNPERDRNLRLIPVGHLFGSNVTRVALKQGAYLRSYVYTLVELLSPTLNRKLIEQALKGEAESYEL comes from the coding sequence ATGAACCTGCACCAATTTCGCTTCGTGCGCGAGGCCGTCCGGCAGAATTTCAACCTCACCGAGGCCGCCAAGGCGCTCTACACGTCGCAGCCGGGGGTTTCGAAGGCGATCATCGAGCTCGAGGACGAGCTCGGGGTCGAAATCTTCACGCGGCACGGCAAGCGCGTGCGCTCGCTCACCGAGCCCGGCAGGATCATCCTCGCGTCGGTCGAGCGGATCCTGCAGGAAGTGGAAAGCCTTAAAAGGGTCGGAAAAGATTATGCGGCGCAGGATCAGGGCAACCTGACGATCGCCGCCACCCACACGCAGGCGCGCTACTCGCTGCCGGCCGCGATCGCCGAGTTCAAGAAGCGCTTCCCGAAGGTGCACCTGTCGATCCTGCAGGGCAGCCCGACGCAGGTCGCCGAGATGGTGATCCACGACCAGGCCGATCTCGCGATCGCGACCGAGGCGATCGCCGACTATAAGGAACTCGTGTCGCTGCCCTGCTTCCAGTGGCATCACGCGGCCGTGGTGCCGGCCGACCACCCGCTGCTCGAACGCAAGCCCGTCACGCTGGACGATCTCGCGCAATACCCGCTGATCACGTACGACGATGCGTTCGCGGGCCGCAAGAAGATCAACCATGCGTTCGCGCTGCGCGGGCTGTCGCCGGACATCGTGCTCGAGGCAATCGACGCCGACGTGATCAAGACCTATGTCGAACTCGGCCTCGGCGTCGGGATCATGGCCGACATCGCGTTCAACCCGGAGCGCGACCGCAACCTCCGGCTGATTCCGGTCGGCCACCTGTTCGGCAGCAACGTGACGCGCGTCGCGCTCAAGCAGGGCGCCTATCTGCGCAGCTATGTGTATACGCTCGTCGAGCTGCTGTCGCCGACGCTGAACCGCAAGCTGATCGAGCAGGCGCTCAAGGGCGAAGCCGAATCGTACGAGCTTTGA
- the cysD gene encoding sulfate adenylyltransferase subunit CysD, translating into MSTTLEQSAFAPPTGADNRMGHLDWLEAESIHILRELVAECSKPALLFSGGKDSVVVLHLALKAFGLGANRKTTLPFPLVHIDTGHNYEEVIDFRDRRAQELGAELVVGHVEDSIKRGTVVLRRETDSRNAAQAVTLLETIEQHGYTALIGGARRDEEKARAKERIFSFRDEFGQWDPKAQRPELWSLYNARLHKGEHLRVFPISNWTELDVWQYIARENLELPSIYYAHEREIVRRNGLLVPVTPLTPMREGETSEIAQVRFRTVGDISCTCPVASDADDVEKIIAETAVTEITERGATRMDDQASEAAMEQRKKQGYF; encoded by the coding sequence ATGAGCACGACGCTCGAGCAATCCGCCTTTGCCCCGCCCACCGGTGCCGACAACCGCATGGGCCACCTCGACTGGCTCGAAGCCGAGTCGATCCACATCCTGCGCGAGCTGGTCGCCGAGTGCAGCAAGCCGGCGCTGTTGTTCTCGGGCGGCAAGGATTCGGTCGTCGTGCTGCACCTCGCGCTGAAGGCCTTCGGCCTCGGCGCGAACCGCAAGACGACGCTGCCGTTCCCGCTCGTGCACATCGACACGGGCCATAACTACGAGGAAGTGATCGACTTCCGCGACCGCCGTGCGCAGGAGCTCGGCGCCGAGCTGGTGGTCGGCCACGTCGAGGATTCGATCAAGCGCGGCACGGTCGTGCTGCGCCGCGAAACCGATTCGCGCAACGCCGCGCAGGCCGTCACGCTGCTCGAGACGATCGAGCAGCACGGCTACACCGCGCTGATCGGCGGCGCGCGCCGCGACGAAGAGAAGGCGCGTGCGAAGGAGCGGATCTTCTCGTTCCGCGACGAATTCGGCCAGTGGGATCCGAAGGCGCAGCGCCCGGAACTGTGGAGCCTGTACAACGCCCGCCTGCACAAGGGCGAGCACCTGCGTGTGTTCCCGATCTCCAACTGGACCGAACTCGACGTGTGGCAGTACATCGCACGCGAGAACCTCGAACTGCCGTCGATCTACTACGCGCACGAGCGCGAGATCGTGCGCCGCAACGGGCTGCTCGTGCCCGTCACGCCGCTCACGCCGATGCGTGAAGGCGAGACGAGCGAGATCGCGCAGGTGCGCTTCCGCACGGTCGGCGACATCAGCTGCACGTGCCCGGTGGCGAGCGATGCGGACGACGTCGAGAAGATCATCGCCGAGACGGCCGTGACCGAGATCACCGAACGCGGCGCGACCCGGATGGACGACCAGGCCTCCGAAGCCGCGATGGAACAGCGCAAGAAGCAAGGTTATTTCTGA
- the lptF gene encoding LPS export ABC transporter permease LptF yields the protein MIFERSLQRELAYTAGAVFMVLLTIMLTTMMIRIVGYAASGEIDPRDVLVLIGLTVIGYLAVMLVVTLFVSILFVLTRWYRDSEMVVWLASGVSLTRLIKPIGVFATPLILLIAFFAFVGWPWSNQQSKMIKARFQQRDEISLLAPGQFRESASNHRVFFIEKMSPDQSKVQNVFVTSTENGKVNIVVSHTGHTETKDGDRFVVLEDGRRYDGTPGQPNFKIMEFQRYGVKITSTPVTNVPTTNSTPTPDLLRNPTRDNLAEFAWRAGLPLIAINLMVLGIPLSYQNPRRSRTINLVMAVLIYLTYSNLLNVVQAQIEQGKMSFGVGLVGLHVVVAAIVALIFWLRVRNRPLLTRALFGRSGA from the coding sequence ATGATCTTCGAACGCTCCCTCCAGCGCGAGCTTGCGTATACGGCTGGCGCCGTGTTCATGGTGCTGCTCACGATCATGCTCACGACGATGATGATCCGCATCGTCGGCTATGCCGCGTCCGGCGAAATCGATCCGCGGGACGTGCTCGTGCTGATCGGCCTGACCGTGATCGGCTATCTCGCCGTGATGCTCGTCGTCACGCTGTTCGTGTCGATCCTGTTCGTGCTGACCCGGTGGTACCGGGACTCCGAAATGGTCGTCTGGCTCGCGTCCGGCGTCAGCCTCACGCGCCTGATCAAGCCGATCGGCGTGTTCGCCACGCCGCTCATCCTGCTGATCGCGTTCTTCGCGTTCGTCGGCTGGCCGTGGTCGAACCAGCAGAGCAAGATGATCAAGGCGCGCTTCCAGCAGCGCGACGAGATCTCGCTGCTCGCGCCCGGCCAGTTCCGCGAATCGGCGTCGAACCATCGCGTGTTCTTCATCGAGAAGATGTCGCCTGACCAGAGCAAGGTGCAGAACGTGTTCGTCACGTCGACCGAGAACGGCAAGGTCAATATCGTCGTATCGCACACGGGCCACACAGAAACGAAGGACGGCGATCGTTTCGTCGTGCTGGAAGATGGCCGCCGCTACGACGGCACGCCCGGCCAGCCGAACTTCAAGATCATGGAGTTCCAGCGCTACGGCGTGAAGATCACGAGCACCCCGGTCACCAACGTGCCGACCACCAACAGCACGCCCACGCCGGACCTGCTGCGCAACCCGACGCGCGACAACCTCGCGGAATTCGCGTGGCGCGCGGGCTTGCCGCTGATCGCGATCAACCTGATGGTGCTCGGCATCCCGCTGTCGTACCAGAACCCGCGCCGCAGCCGCACGATCAACCTCGTGATGGCCGTGCTGATCTACCTCACGTACTCGAACCTGCTGAACGTCGTGCAGGCGCAGATCGAGCAGGGCAAGATGTCGTTCGGCGTCGGCCTGGTCGGCCTGCATGTGGTTGTCGCGGCGATCGTCGCGCTCATCTTCTGGTTGCGCGTGCGCAACCGTCCGCTGTTGACACGCGCGCTGTTCGGCCGCTCGGGAGCATGA